Genomic window (Lutra lutra chromosome 6, mLutLut1.2, whole genome shotgun sequence):
GTCTCAATGACACTGCCCTGGGGCCGGGCTAGCTAAAAACCAGATGCAGGCAGGCACTCCTGGCCTTCCCTCCccagtggtggtggtagtggagGGGACAAGCCTCCTTCCAACCCTCTAAAGTCTAAACAAGGGCTCTAAGGAAGTGTAGAGAAAATAAGGCCCCAAAGCCAGCCCTCTTTGGAGCCAGGCTCCCAGAGCCCTGGTCTGGACTCCGAACCTCCACCCCAACAGGGGCGGCAGAACTGGAAGGAGCTGAAGCCCCTGCTTCTCAGGGGGCGCACGCCCAGGGCACGCAGCTCTGCTCCCAGACACACTCCACAATCCAGCGCAGCCACAGGCACCGCGCGCAGGAGCCGGCCTGGGCGTCGGGAGGCCGGGCCCGAGGCCTGCGTGGAGCTGGGGCCGGGCCGGCTCCGAGAGCGCGCAAGCCGGGAGTCCAAAGGGCGGCGGGGCCCGGGACTGGGAGTCCCGGGTACGAGCTCCCCGGTGGCAGGCCCCCCAAAACGTGCGGCCCCCAGACCCCTGCCTCGACACCCCAAACGCGGACGTTTGGGGTGTCGAGGGACAGGCGATGGCACCGGGGACACTCTCCCTGCTCCCCGACCTCCCCCGACCAATTCGTCCGggtcgcggggggggggggggttggagtGGGAGGGGTGGGCGGGGCTTCCCGGAGAGCTTTccccccccttccctctaaaCTTCCCGGCACCCAGATCCGGGGCTCGGGCTAGAGCTGGACAATAGCTCGGGGACCCAGCCCCCCTTGAGTGCCCCCCCAGTCCAGTACCAGCCAACCAAACCACCTCTCCCAGCAAGGCCTCCTCCCCGCTTCTGCCCGGCTTACCTGGTCCGAGCTCGGGGGGGCGCTCCGGCCGGGCCGCTCCGCCGGGCCCGAAGGAGCTgagaggggggcaggggaaggggggtcttggggagggggctggccgGAATGTGCGGAATGAGCCGGGCTGGAGCGGGAGGCGCCGGGCGCGGAGGAGGGAGCGAGCGGGACGGAAAGTTTGTGTTGAGgagccggggcggggggtgggggctgaggggaaggagggggcggGGCGCGCAGGGGGGCGGGCACCggccgggaggggcggggccgcgcgGGGCCGCCCCCAGTCGGCTCTCGGGCTGCCCACCCGGCGGCTTCGCGACCGGTGGCTGCTCCCAGCCTTCCCGCGCCTAGGCGCTCCCCTCCTCGCCTTCCTGTGCCATGCTCTCAACCTCCCCCTGCACGCCAGGTCTTACCCCACCTCCCCAGGATCCGACCGCAGTTTTGGGGCTCAGGCCTGGGCGGGGCCGAGGGCGGAGCTCCCGCCTAGCCGGCTGGACTCCCGTCGGGGTGCCGCGTCACGAGGGACCCCGCGGAGCCGGAGCGCACGGGCCTTGGGGCTCCCTACCCACGCCCCAGTCCAGAGCAGCCGAGGTGGAGCGCCCTCTCCCGCCCGAGAACCCGCCCCCAACTCTCGGGGCCCCAGACCCAGCCCCGCCCTGGCGACTGCGCCCGCCCTGCCCGGACCCGGTTTGTCTGGTTCTCCCCGAGAGGCTTGTTTCTCgaatttctccctttccccctcttcccGGACCTCCGGGGCCCTCCCTCTCGGCCCGGGGCCCCCGCGGGGGGCGTCTCGACACCACGAGCCCGCCGAGTTTCGGTAGGACCGGCGCTGGGCGCGGGGGAGGGGACGCGGGAGCGCCCCGGGCCTGGGCgggagcggggttggggggtggggaggctggccTCCAGCCCGCCCTCCGGACCTCTCCCGCGCTCCGGACCCCTCCCGCCGCCGCGTTCTCCGCACACGCTGAAGAACCTCTGCTCGCCGGGTCTGGGACGCGGCTTTATTGGGGATGTGGGTACCCGGTCTTCCTCCCGCAACACCTACCCCCTCTTCCGAGCCCACCCCACTCCTCGGAGCCCTTAGGACGATCCCGGAGGGGGTTAAAACAACACTGACTACTGCTCCTGGACAGGAAGTGACTGGGGcgcggggcggggaaggggggcgGCTGGTGAAGCGGCGCAGGCTAGCTCTGCGACCAGATGTGCGGCTCCCGACTCCAGATGTTCTTCATCTCTGTCGGACCGCCGTCTGAGCTCCTCCCCTGCCTCGGCCTGTGCCAGGCTGGGGAGCGGATGGAGGTCACTCGGAGACAGAGAGGGGTCAGCCCCGGACAAGAGAGGAGTCTTCAGTGGGGGCGTTGGCGAACGGACCCTGCGGGCCTCCACTGAATCCTTTCCCCCACCCTTGGCGGGCGCTGGGGGTTGCCGGGGTCACTCGCAGGCCAGCTTCCCGTCGAAACTGGAGAGGGCGATGGCGAAGGCCTGCAGGGCGCACAGCGGGTAGCGGTAGTCTAGAGTGAAGGCGTCCTCCGCCACGCGCCCGAACTGCAGTACGATGTAGTCCGCTATGGACATAGACAGGGAAGCGGGGGGGCAAGATTTCCTGGGGTCTCAATCCTGGCAGGCAGTGTCCTCACCTTTGGGAGAAGTCTCCCTCTTCTGCTTTGGGGCCCTAATCCTCAGCCTCCATCTCAATTATTCACCCTCCACCCATCCACCCCTTATCTGGCCCATCTGGCCCCACCTGCAGCTTGACCAGCCTTCAGACTATAagcccctgagggcagggaccctgTCTTATCTTCTGCCACCCAGGGCTGTGTGTACGACAGGCACTTAAATATAGGAACCTGTCACACATCCCCCAGCCTAGAATCGTTTTCCAGTGGCTGCGGCCTCATTCcttcccatccccagccccaAAGTCCCATCTTAGACTGCCAGGCTCTATCCCTTCACTAGCCCCCGCGTCCCTACCTTATTGAGTGGCTCCACTCAGCCCCACCCCATATCTGGTCCAGGATCCCAGCCCCAGTCCCAACACCTCCCCCACCATCCATAGGAACAGGAAGTTGCTAAAAATACCCCTGATCTCTGCAGACCAGGCTCCACCAGAAATGTGATCTGGAGAGCAGTTTTCTAAGGCCTTGGGACAGGTGACACTAGGGACACATCCCTAGGATGGAATGGGGGATGGAGAAGTTGCTCGGTGTCAGCCAATCCTGGGAACCCATAGTCCCTTGGGAGGTACCTTTCCACCCCAAACTTCACCCTAGTGGGAACCTGTCCCCCAGGCTGTAACagggacatttttatttaattgtgttCTGGGCATATCTTGTTTCCctaactccttgagggcaggcctTTGACCTTACTTGAGGACAACAGAGTAGGCATTCAAAGATGCTTGATGAATAATTCCTAGCCCTGCAAGGCAGCCATCTTGAAGCGATTGGGTCCTGGGGCCCTAGAACCAGACCACCTGGGTTCTCATGccagctctccctctctgagcctcagttttctcatctgccaaGTAGGGACAATAATAATACCTTCCTCAGGTATTGGGGGGACAGGGTTGTTGAAAGATTTAATGATTCAGTAACTGTAAAGTCCagagaacagtgcctagcacataggaGGCTCTGtgtatctgtgaaataaattctCATGGCCAGTGGGACCTTTTGGAGTTGCTGAAAGACTCTGGGGAAGGTGccgccctctctgagcctcagcagCCTTTTTGAGTGGTTCTCAAGCTCCAGCAGACCAACTCTCCCTTCAGCATAGTCTTTCTTACCCAGAATATCCCAGTATCCACCCCAGGCTCTAGTCAATGCTAGAAAGAAGGCCTGGGACAGAGAGCCCCAAGACAACTGCTTGGAATATCGGAGGTTCCTTGGAGCATGCTGTCAATGCCCATGCAGGAGGGAGTGACTTTCTTAGATGTTCTGGCTCCAGAGATCAAGGACAGCTTTGTGCACACCCGCTCACgcttgtgtgtgtatgagagagagagagagagagagacagccaggtGGTGGGGAAAGGCCTGAGGGAGGGTCAAGGTCCTGGAGGTGGTGGGGAACAGCCCAGCTTGGGGCCTCAGATACTCACGGTCATCGGCGTGAATAATCTGGAAGTTCTTGACCGAGGCTTGTGTGACTCGGCCTTGGAAGTTGAGTGTGTAGGAGCCGCTATCTTCGTTCCAGATAGGTGGCTTGTTGTGCAGCTCAATGAGGCTCTCCAGTGTCTTGTTCTGCCAGCGCACCAGCAACCCATCGCTGGCCTGGGGTGCCAAAGTAGAGTGTTAGGGAGAGGATGGTTAGGGGTGGCCGAGATACTTCGGGACcgaggggagggggcctggggacCTGGGCCTGCCTTCGCATGCATGTGCTGGTATGCAGCCTGGACATCGACATCCATTCGGGGGATCCCCGAAAGGACACTTGGTCTCTGTGGTGTCCTTGTGGGCAGGGTGGAGATCTATGAGAATGGGGTTTCCCTGTGGGATGTCAAAGTGGAGGGTTGGGAAGTAGCACTTGGCCCCCAGTAGGCGTCCATGCGCTTGACCCCCAGTGGGCCTTCGGAACAGCTGCATGCTGGCACCTGATCACAAGAAGGCACCAAACAGgagcgcctcggtggctcagtgggttaaagcctctgccttcggctcaggtcatgatcccagggtcctaggatcgagccccacatcaggctctctgctcagcagggagcctgcttcccttcctctctgtctgcctctctgcctacttgtgatctctgtcaaataaataaataaaatctaaaaaaaaaaaaaaagaagaagaaggcaccAAACAATCTAGGTTCGCCGAGGAGCTCACAGTTGCGCGTGGGGAGATGGACAGGTGAACAGCGGTTAAAATAAGATGTCCCAGAAGAGTTTCTCAAAGGAAGGAGTGGTGTCTATGGGATAGCGCTCCTGAGATGCTCCTTTCCCCAGTTCCCTTGGCACTGGTCCCATCATGGCTTAGAGTGAGTCggcacaagatcatgacctctgaGAAGCCTCCCTGACCTGGTGTCTGATTTAGATGTCTTAGCTCGAGGCTCCCTCCGTAACACCTTGCTCTTACTGTTTCTCCCACTACGCTGTCATAAGCAGAATTAGATACTTAAAGGGAAGGCATTATATTTTATTGACagctccgtgcctcagtttcccacacAACAGGGTCTTGTGAGGATTAAGGAAGGTAATAGTGCATGGCATGTTATTCAGATCAGTTAACAGCCCAGAgtgaatgctcagtaaatgtcggATTGCTCTGATGGATGGTGAAATGATGAAGTTACCCGGAATGGCCCTGGGGAGTTCTCACCAAGCCCAAACACACCCAGGAGGCACTGCCTCTGGAGCTTTTGTGTGTTTAGTCCAGGCCCGGAAGGAGCAGCTGTGGGACCCCACAGGTCCTAGAGACTAGAGCCTTCCATGCCTCATGCCTCTTGGGTTGGCTGAGCCTCTGATTACAGTGTGACTTGCCAGCATGGAAGGATGAGTGATCAGCTGATGGGTGTTATTTTTCATTGTAAGTAGTGACATCACTACAGGTATGGAGCAGGCCAGTCATCCTGTTTCTGCAGTCCTGGGCTCACTGACCCGCAGTgccaaggagcagagggagggactgaCACTGAAGGAGGCCACCTCTCCCTGGGCCATCTCTCCCTCCTACCTTAGACCTCACACACAAACAAGcaatctttgctttttaaaataaaaggcaaatcaAGTCACTCCTGAAAACCCTGCTGTGGCTTCCTGTTTCTGTGAGTACAAACCAGTTATACAGGCCCTATCTGCAACTCAACCCTCACCTCTCACCTCAGACCCACCAGGCACcatcctgcctcagggcctttgcactggctcttccctctgcctggatgcTCTTTCCCCAGGTATCCGTCAGCttgctccctcacctccttcaggtctttgcttAAACATCACCTTTTCAATGAGGcccactctttttctttcttccatacgACTTGTGACTTTCTAACATTCTACACAATTTACTTATTTGCACAATTATCGCCTACGGTCTGGTCCATCTCCTCCCTAGAATGCCTGCTTCATGAAGGCAGATCTTTTTTACTCACTGATGTCTTCCAGTTGCCTAGATTAATAATCAGCACTCATTATACACTGAAGGTGGATAGTACAATATACACAATATGCAATTCATTCagtgaatgaatatatgaatggatGATGTGgtatacactgaaaaaaaaaaaaaaaaagccattgtaTTTGTTTCAGTGAATTCAATTACAAAACCCCCTAATTCATCCCACGAGTTTCCAGAATGAATGGATGTGCCCAAGAAGTTGGGTATGGGCAACCTGAGCCCCTCACAACCCCCCCAGCACCACAGGAGTGGGTCATGAGTGGGTCAGGTGGGAGCAGGATCCTCAGGGAGAGGCGTCAGGGAGGTGCTGGGCTCACATTTCGCGGCCGGATGGGGACCCTCTCGTTGTCCGAATTCATGCCAGGAATGATGACCGTCATGCGCCGGGGTCCCCGGAAGCCCAGCACATTGGTTTCCTGGGAGGGAGATGCCTGTTAGGCCGGCCCCTGTGAAGGGGAGTGTCCTGCGGGGGTGAGCCCAGGGGGATTCTTACATAGATCACCGCTGCCAGTTCCTGCCGAAGGCTTCCTACGTTAGTGCTGCCTCCTCCACGGTGCGGGTTCTGCCCATTGTCAAAGACGGTAAAGCGGTTGCCCAGGAGATTGGACCTGCAAGCAGGGcggagctgggggcggggctgaGGGATTCCACACCCCTGCTCCAAGACCCTTCCTCACTGCCAGGCAGTTTGGAGAGCTTCCTGTGTCAAGGGTGTGGGTGTCTTAGGACAGAGCAACTCTTGTCCCCTGCCCCAGGCGCTCCTCATGAGGTCTTTTTAGAAGCTGAATCTGGAAGGACACTGGACaaccttcagatctcagctccaTCTCTTACTGCGTGACCCTAGGCAGGCTAAACTCTGAGCCTCAACTTTCCCTTCCGTAAAATCGGCCTAATGGCAGTATCTAACTCACTTGGTCAAGAAGGGGACTAAATGGATTCATATTTGGAAGTTAGAACGATGCCTGACACATAGGTAGGCCTTTCATAAGTgtttaagtatataaatataagaaatatatatgacGTGACTATGGCGTGACTCGGGGGTCCCCCTTGCCCTTACCTCTCAGATGTGCAgtgaggattagatgagataTATGGGGGGACACAGCACAGGTTAGGTGCTGGatatttgtttatgcattcacttAGTAAATGTTTTATTGAGTTGCTACATGTACCAGGTGCTGGGAATTCAGCCATGAACCAGACAGGCACCGAccgtccctgccctcatggaccTTATGACCTATGTTAAGTGAGGTCCTTGGTCCAGCAGTCTGGGCATCATCTGGGGACTTGTTAGGAATGAAGAATCTTGGCCCACACCCAGACCCACTGGGCCATTTTAACAACGCTTCCAAGTGATCTGTGCACATTCACGTGTGGGACGCCCTGGGGCAGGGGACATTTCTAGAGTGCCCACTGTGGTGGACACTGTCAGGCACAGGGAGATGGAAGCGACTCGCCGTGGCATTCTTATGGCCCCCGggcctcccagccccacctcagCTTCCCAATGAAATTCTCCCCTCCTCTGGACAGATTGGTGGGGTCGCTGGAGATGAGGTAATTGGCCGTCTTGCTACGTTTCCGCTTCCTGCCAGCCAGGAGAAACacctggggagagggggacacaGGTGAAGGAAGGAGGCAtgtgagagggaaaggaagacctGTTTGTGTTGGACTCCACCCACCCCCTGGCATTTTGGCTCTAGGCAACCCCCCGCACCTCCGCCAGCCTGGGTGCTGACACCTACAGTCTGTCTCCCCTGCCGCCTCCCCCCTACCCACCTTCTTCTCCGTGTCCAGGTGCAGGAAGTAGGAGGGATACAGGCCCCGATCCATGCCTTTCTTGTCCCGGGTCAGCCTGCAGCGTACTGTCCGGCCCTGGGGCGCAGGCCTGAGCACAAACTCCCGGGGCTCATCCACTTCCATGGGTGGGGATGgggctctctcctccttctggttTGGGGCAGAGCATGTATCAGGCCCAGAAGCACTGGCTCCCCTGCTCTCAGCAGGTCCCCAGTACTGGGACACAGGCAGGACAGGCAGGACAACTCACCGCTTTCTGTGTGGGAAGAGAACAGATGGGCCAGCTACAGTAGGTTGGGCCCCCACACTTCCCCAGGCTCTGGGGAGTTTggcatttcattattattttgtttggcttctggttaagagcctgggctctggagcAAGAcagcttgggttcaaatcctggttctaccACTAACTCGGTCATCTTTCACTTGAAACACCATATGACTCAGTTTTTTCACCAGAGAAATGCAGAGGTTGGGGCTGGATACCCGGGAGAGACCTTACTTCATCTCTATATTTAACAAACACTCATATAAAGTCTACCAATGCGCTGGGCATTGCTCTAAGTATCTTCCAAATATTAACTAATTCAATTCCCTTAGGTAACTACTGAAGTTGTTGTCCAAATTTACTgaagttgaggctcagagaggttaagcaatttgcccaagttcacacagtaAGAAGTGGAAttgggctttatttattttttttttaagattttatttatttatttgacagagagagagatcacaagtaggcagagaggcaggcagagagaggagtaagcaggctacccactgagcagagagcccgatgtggggcttgatcccaggaccctgagatcatgacctgagccaaaggcagaggcttaacccactgagccacccaggtgcccctggaactgGGCTTTAAATGGTACCTGTTAGAACCAGAGCCTTAGAAAGACCTTCCGTGTGGACACTGTCTCAAGGGGTGAGCTGAGGTGGGGCCAAAGGTATGAACCACTGTGTTCTAGAATATTAGCCACTGCTATCATTACAGTGTCTGGTAAATATCAATGACTGTagtagccagcctccaagatgaGGCCCAGCGGTCCCCACCTCCTGGTATTTACATGTCATGTAGTTCCCCTTCTACATCTTATCAGAGTTTGGTCTCTCTGACCAATGGAATATAGCCCAAGTGATGGGGGGGTGGTCATTTCTAAGGCCTGGTCATAGAAGATATGGTGGCCTCTCCTTGCTGTCTCCCTTGGGCCACTCTTGAGCCCTGGGTGAAGTTGGCTGCTATGTCCTTAGACCATTCAAGCCACCCTATGGAGAGGGCCCCAGCCAACAACCATGACAGTGAACCATTTTCAAAGCGGATCCTCTCTTTCCAGCCAAGCTTTCCGAGTGACTGCTGACCCAACTGACATCTTGACAGCAATCTAGGGACAGACCCCCCCCAAGCCCAAAGTATCTTGCTAGGCCCCTCCTAGATTCCTGAATTCcagaaactaagaaaagaaatgtttgtttttttaaggcacTAAGTTTTGGGGGTGCTTTGTCAGACGGCAATACAGAGGTAagacaatgaatgaataaaaaaaattatcttgctCATAGAaaaactctgggggcgcctgggtggctcagtgggttaagccgctgccttcggctcaggtcatgatctcagggtcctgggatcgagccccgcatcgggctctctgctcagcagggagcctgcttcctcctctctctctgcctgcttgtgatctctctgtcaaaataaataaataaaatctttaaaaaaaaaaaaaaaagaaaagaaaaactccgAATCACAGTTTGGTGGCATTCCCCCCTAGGGTGGCCTAGGCCCAGCCTGGTGACCCCACAAACCTGGTGTCCTCCACCCTCATGTTCTATCCCTCTCCTAAGAGGGAGAGCCAAGATTCCAACCCCAACTTTCCCACTATAGGGAACTTTCCCACTAAGGGGCTATAGGAGAGCCACGAGGAATCCCTGATAGGCTGCGGTTGGCCATTTTTGCCGAGGACAGGTTTGGACTGCATGTGAAGTGAGGCTGGTGTTGGTGAGCAGGCCCGTAGCCCGCGGGCCAGGGAGCATCTCCTCTCCACTCTGAGCTGCTCCTGAAGAAACTTGGGAAATGTAAGACTATGTTTGGAATGTGATGTGGAGAAAGCCAGAGCTTACTCAAACAGTCCCACAGCTGTGAATTTCTAGGGCCTACTGTACAGGAGGCGGCACTGCGGTTGATTATATTCCCTGTGGGAGATAAGAAACTGGCCTTTCAGTATATATATTGGAATCTGGTAAGGTTGACTAATGTGAGTCAGTCTCCTAAGACCTGACCACTCCTGAATGAACCAATAAACCCACATGGCTCAGACCCTGGCCCTGCCCTCAGCGTGATATCTCCACTTGTGGAAACCAATTTCTCAAAGCCtttcatccctttctctctccagttTGACCCCCCTCTCCTGCTTAACTCCAGCTTGTCCATGTTGGTGCCTGAGTCCTTTTTGTGAGGAAGAGCAATATTCAAAATAGTTAGTAACCTGTTCTGCCCCTGAGAATGCCCCTGGGTCTGAATGGACCCTGGTGGGCCTGGAGGAGGGTTCTGGAGGCCCCTGTCTGCCCGTGTTAACCCTTCAGCTGCCAGAAGGTTGGGCCATCCTGGGTGTGCTAGCGGAAAACACTTGGGGCCCCAGAGCAGTAATGTGAGAACATTTTAACAACTCATACAGTCAGTGAACATGCTCTGCCTGTGTGTTCTGCCTCTCTGGTACAGAAGATGGGTGTCCCTTCATGTGGCAGCTGTGTGAGCATCTCCGGCTGGGGCTGCTGGTTAGGCAGCAGAGGAGAGGGCTTAGAGCCCAGATAACATCAGGCCCTCAGGGAGCCTATCCCAGCCCAGTGACCCCTCAGCCGCCTTCTCTGTTCTCACAAGTCTGGTGCCCTTTGTCCTCCTATCATGTTATCAGGGAGGGAGCCAAGATTCTAACCCCagccccattcccccaccccacgAGGTTCTATACTCTAGTCCCCCAAACCCAGGCCCCTGCTCCCTGAAGGGGCCtcagcccccttcccctctggatCCCAACCtttttggcttttccttttgctttgccCTTCTGATTGCTGTTCTTGGTCCCCACGGctgccccttcttcctcctcttcctcgtcctccttcctctcctcttctgggCCTTTGGAAGTGCCTGGGCATGGAGGGGGAGCAAGCCTGTATGCCCCTGACCCGGCGGAGCACTAACCCCCACGTCTTACTTGGACCCTCCCCACAAATACAAGAGAGTATTCCCGTGTTATCAGAGactcagaaaggctaaaatacctgcctgaggccacacagctatTCAAGTGGGGAGCAAGATGGCCGTCAAGTcgtctgaccccagagcctgcTCCTCACCTGACCCTGATCCCTGCATcccggctccccacccccaggatgGCTTCTCCACATCACGGCACACGAGACCACAGCCACCCACCTTTCTTCTTCAGAGCTTTATCAGATGAGCCGTCTTCCCGGACCAGAAACAAGGCTGCTGGAGTCTTCTTTCTCACTCTGGCTGGGCTCCCTGAGGGGTCCCTGTCATTCTCCCCAGACCCTGTGTGGGTGGATATGAAGGAGACACAGTCCACCACACCCAGAATCCCCTGTTCCTCCGGAGACCAGTCTCACCTTTCTTCTTCATCCTTCTCATCCTGGGCCCCTCCCCCGCTGGTGCCTCTTTCTTCTTAAGGCGCAGAGGTTTGGCTGGGGGGACAGGGCTTCCCAGGTCCCCTGGAAATGGAGGGAGGGGTTAGACAAAGAAGAGCCTGTTGGGCCTGAAGGCTGCCTTCCAACCCACTCATCATTCCCTCAGTCCCCAGGGAAGCTGAAGGCCTGACAAGGGCCCAGGATCTGTCTTCTGCTCGTTGTGCTTTAATCCCGAGTCTATAAAGGGCAGGACAAATACCAGGAA
Coding sequences:
- the TULP1 gene encoding tubby-related protein 1; the encoded protein is MPLQDDTLREVWASDSGHEEESQSPEVQPRLKQRPVKGQKLRKKRTEAPESPGPKGSKPRRPGGGLGTEPGSAPQAGRRGKPREDPAPQPPEARPSRTVYAKFLRDPEVKRDPRETFLVARAPDAAEEDEEESDEDQEEEEEAEEKKRKTPLPPKKPPKEKTSAGIKERKAKAQGQKGDLGSPVPPAKPLRLKKKEAPAGEGPRMRRMKKKGSGENDRDPSGSPARVRKKTPAALFLVREDGSSDKALKKKGTSKGPEEERKEDEEEEEEGAAVGTKNSNQKGKAKGKAKKKAKEERAPSPPMEVDEPREFVLRPAPQGRTVRCRLTRDKKGMDRGLYPSYFLHLDTEKKVFLLAGRKRKRSKTANYLISSDPTNLSRGGENFIGKLRSNLLGNRFTVFDNGQNPHRGGGSTNVGSLRQELAAVIYETNVLGFRGPRRMTVIIPGMNSDNERVPIRPRNASDGLLVRWQNKTLESLIELHNKPPIWNEDSGSYTLNFQGRVTQASVKNFQIIHADDPDYIVLQFGRVAEDAFTLDYRYPLCALQAFAIALSSFDGKLACE